In a genomic window of Schistocerca gregaria isolate iqSchGreg1 chromosome 5, iqSchGreg1.2, whole genome shotgun sequence:
- the LOC126273299 gene encoding nucleolar protein dao-5-like, which yields MQKAVKQLHGAHEGNVSEEQTSGAIAAHRSRGSTARNRHCQLRWSGNARSSTCSSDGLSGNGSPAAAATESPAAPPPPAAIPAPAAASAGSAGEKRQLSSDSEGESTMETDAAAAAAPSPASRRARIAEVIAPAAAAAAAAAPAQQTAAPANSPAAQTGPSADAATPYSETRELAIKKQVTKLARILKESEDEPKENNVDAPGAGKSKRRRRKRRSLSREKDNDRMDVSEPEESDTAAATIKATTPKAEDVVLRPERPQHSTDPPPQTRLHKAIKCNRARAQYTV from the coding sequence CTCCACGGAGCACATGAGGGCAACGTGTCCGAGGAGCAGACGTCCGGCGCAATTGCCGCGCACAGGAGCCGCGGATCCACCGCAAGAAATCGCCACTGCCAGCTACGCTGGAGCGGTAACGCGCGAAGCTCCACGTGCTCATCAGACGGCCTCAGCGGAAACGGCAGCCCGGCAGCCGCCGCCACGGAGAGCCCAGCGGCTCCCCCACCCCCTGCCGCCATCCCGGCCCCGGCCGCGGCCAGCGCAGGTAGCGCGGGGGAGAAACGCCAACTGAGTTCCGACTCGGAGGGCGAAAGTACAATGGAGACCGACGCAGCCGCGGCAGCCGCCCCCTCCCCCGCCAGCAGGCGAGCGAGGATCGCGGAGGTCATcgcccctgccgccgccgccgccgccgccgccgcccccgcgcagCAGACAGCCGCGCCAGCCAACAGCCCTGCCGCACAGACCGGGCCCAGCGCCGACGCCGCCACGCCGTACAGCGAGACGCGTGAGCTTGCCATCAAAAAGCAAGTCACGAAACTGGCCCGCATTCTGAAGGAATCAGAAGACGAGCCGAAAGAAAACAACGTGGACGCCCCGGGCGCTGGGAAATCCAAAAGGCGCCGGAGGAAGCGGCGAAGCCTGAGCCGTGAAAAAGACAACGACAGGATGGACGTATCTGAACCAGAGGAGTCAGATACGGCAGCCGCAACCATAAAAGCTACAACCCCTAAGGCAGAGGACGTAGTACTACGGCCAGAACGGCCGCAGCACTCCACAGACCCGCCTCCACAGACCCGCCTCCACAAAGCGATTAAATGCAACAGGGCTCGGGCTCAGTATACAGTGTAA